The following are from one region of the Pirellulaceae bacterium genome:
- a CDS encoding protein containing Planctomycete extracellular domain protein — protein sequence MFFWRRSQGASPCRTACQTAWLSYHRRSYRRRLVCEALEERRLLAGLPFGAQPNDTAEFMLGSVLVTPVFLESNGRVDASSEDWNSQHIQETLGKIDQAMDWWVESLARLNTVHQLSFVIDTTFATNPVSTDYEPINRISNHYTFYVSEFLDNLGRATGDIERDIRAFNHSQRMKFGTDWAFTIFVANSQRDSDGQFAAGGSFNRAFAFAGGLFMVVPSTRPASTFAHETGHMFWARDEYPGGGTYNSFRGYYNTQNLNAWDNPTPGFVQQPSLMAAGTLLETAYQNFTSAASTFAQIGWQDSNGNGIFDVLDVPSELTGTGSYDLDTGIYRFVGQATVKALANQNSWGLRNNITLNRIGLIEYRLDDGPWQIYSQPNQYQVNLDLNIVVPTGTSKIDIRARDPATTVISNTVTDSFRSPWQNPRNPFNVNDDHRISALDALLVINALNSRGGGELGSSGISPPPYLDVSGDGRLTSRDALLVINHLNSRNSGSGEASAATLETESSQTFGESQLLAAPPVMSITVSGYLGEEAESTSAITREIQSSFHRQSTVPAVTTSQNGLDRYLCDHALSELGGHDESEYGEYTEPVDALIQVLASSKLAIKA from the coding sequence ATGTTCTTTTGGAGGCGATCCCAAGGTGCCAGCCCTTGTAGGACGGCTTGTCAGACCGCCTGGCTTTCGTACCACCGGCGGTCGTACCGTCGGCGACTGGTCTGCGAAGCGCTCGAAGAGCGGCGATTGCTGGCCGGCCTTCCCTTTGGTGCCCAGCCCAACGATACGGCCGAATTTATGTTAGGGTCGGTGCTGGTTACACCGGTGTTTTTGGAGAGCAACGGTCGCGTTGACGCCAGCTCCGAAGACTGGAACAGTCAGCATATTCAAGAAACGCTTGGAAAGATTGACCAAGCCATGGACTGGTGGGTTGAAAGCCTCGCTCGGCTGAATACCGTCCACCAATTGTCGTTTGTGATAGACACGACCTTCGCCACCAATCCCGTTTCGACCGACTACGAGCCCATCAATCGCATTTCCAATCATTACACGTTCTATGTCTCCGAATTTTTGGATAACCTGGGCAGGGCAACGGGCGACATTGAACGTGACATTCGGGCCTTTAATCATTCGCAACGAATGAAGTTCGGTACTGATTGGGCCTTTACGATCTTTGTGGCCAACAGCCAGCGTGACTCCGACGGTCAGTTCGCTGCGGGTGGTTCGTTCAACCGCGCCTTTGCCTTTGCCGGCGGGCTGTTTATGGTCGTGCCCTCGACGCGACCCGCCTCGACGTTTGCCCACGAAACCGGCCACATGTTTTGGGCTCGCGACGAGTATCCTGGAGGTGGGACCTACAATTCGTTTCGAGGATACTATAACACGCAGAACCTCAATGCCTGGGACAATCCCACGCCGGGTTTTGTGCAGCAGCCCAGTCTCATGGCCGCTGGTACACTGCTGGAAACCGCATATCAGAATTTCACTTCCGCAGCCTCGACATTCGCTCAAATCGGCTGGCAGGACAGCAATGGCAACGGCATTTTTGACGTTTTGGATGTGCCTAGCGAGCTAACCGGTACCGGGAGCTACGATTTAGACACCGGAATCTATCGTTTCGTGGGTCAAGCAACAGTCAAGGCACTGGCCAATCAGAATTCTTGGGGTTTGCGGAATAACATCACCCTCAATCGCATTGGCCTCATCGAGTACCGATTGGACGATGGCCCATGGCAGATCTATTCTCAGCCGAACCAGTACCAAGTAAACCTCGACCTCAATATCGTTGTTCCCACTGGTACCAGCAAGATTGATATTCGCGCACGAGATCCGGCCACTACGGTCATTAGCAACACGGTGACGGATAGTTTTCGGTCTCCGTGGCAAAATCCTCGTAATCCCTTTAACGTCAATGATGACCATCGCATCTCGGCACTCGACGCGCTGCTGGTCATCAACGCTTTAAATTCGCGTGGCGGCGGAGAACTGGGAAGCTCTGGCATTTCTCCTCCACCGTATTTAGATGTCAGTGGCGATGGGCGGCTCACGTCTCGAGATGCGCTGCTGGTAATCAACCACCTTAATTCGCGTAACTCGGGGAGTGGCGAAGCGAGCGCAGCCACTCTGGAAACTGAGAGCAGCCAGACGTTTGGAGAATCCCAATTGCTTGCTGCTCCACCAGTCATGTCAATTACCGTTTCAGGATATTTGGGAGAGGAAGCAGAATCAACCTCAGCCATCACACGGGAAATCCAATCCAGCTTTCACCGCCAGTCCACAGTCCCTGCTGTAACGACAAGTCAAAACGG